ttttttttttggtcaataagGAAATATCATAAAACTAGGAACAAACAAGTCTGTTACAACACAAGCTAGCTTTATCATTAGCTAGGATTCTTTCCACCACAGACGGTGCattcaaaaaaacaacaaaagagttTACATTGTTTGCGCCTATTTTGGCCATTGCATCCGCACATTGGTTGGCCTCCCTATATATGTGCTTTATCTGCATGTTGGGGAACTCCTTCACTAGGTTCCTGCAATCATTAAGCAAAGGTTCCAAAGTCAAGTTGTTGGTATTATTGTTTAAGAGTAATACAACACTTAATGCATCCAGCTCTACAATGATGTTGTGCAGCCCCATTTCCTTAGCAAGTAAAAGACCATCCCTCACAGCCCATAGTTCAGCCACACAGCTGTTGGTGCTACCAAGAGATCTAGCATAACCTTTCAACCATTTCCCCTCATGGTCTCTAAACACTCCGCCCCCACCAGCACGTCCTAGGCTGCTAATAGCTGAACCATCTGAGTTTAGTTTCACCCAACCCGCTAGAGGTTTCTCCCATCCCACGGCCACAACAGATTTGACTTTAGGCAATTTAGCATTCAGCCCTATAGAGAAGTATTCAACACTATCCTTTACACTCTTATTGTAGCAAGACCGGTTCACCTTGCTGGATTTGAAAAGAAAGGTGTTTCTATGCAACCAAAGCTGCCACACTCCCATGGGGAACACAATCTTCCAAGGAATGCCCATTCTACTGTGTTTGATTTCTGCCTTACAGTTGGCTTCAAGCCATCTACTAACCGGTAAACTAAAAGTATCCCTTAGACAAACCGGGAATTGAATTTGCTGCCAAAAGTCACGGGCAAACCAGCAGCCCCTCAAGAGATGATCCATAGTTTCCATGCTTTGAAGACAGATTTTGCAGGTGGGGTCAAGACTTAAACCCCTTGAACCCAAAACTTCCCCGGTGGGCACGCTATTTTGAAGACACAGCCATAGTAAAAACTGAACCTTAGGATAAGTTTCAGCTTTCCACACCCAATCCACCGTGTTAGTATCAAGGTTCAAAGGGTTTAAATCCCTTGCCAACAAGTATGCagatttcaaagagaaaaaaccATTTTTGGAAAAGGCCCAATGAAGAGAATCCTCAACCTCCGGGCTGCAAGACAGCGGAGTAGCTTTAATGACGCTGAGAATGTGTTCCGGCAGATCAAAAGAAAGACATTGAGCTTGCCATTCATGGTTTTGATTAAAACATTGCCTCACCGTAATGAGATTATCATGCCGATTTAAAGGCCCTTCTAATATGTTTTTCAAAGGTCCAATAGGAAGCCAAAAATCATCCCACACCTTTACTTTCTCCCCATTCCCCACTGACCATTTTAGCCCCTTGACGTAGACTGGTCCACCCTTCTTGCAAGCTGCCCATATAGAGGAGCAAGGAAGCTTATTGCCTTTAACACATAATCTGCTAGGCGAGAGATATTTTGCCACTAGCATCTTCGCCCAAGGAGCTTCCTGCTCACAAGCTAATCTCCAGCAAAGCTTCGCTAACAAAGCACAGTTCCTATCCCTCATATTATGCAGCCccagccctccaagctctttgGGAAGTGTCACAGTCTCCCACCTAACCAGATGCAGCCTCCTTTTTTCCTCAGTTGAACCCCAAATAAAGTCTCTTTGAAGCTTATCAATTTGGTTGCAAACTTTAGCAGGCAGCATATGGTATTGCATAAAATATTCTGCCACAGGAGCCGCGGAGGATTTAATAAGAACCAGCTTACCAGCCCTAGATAATAGTTTAGACCTCCAACCATCCAGCTTACTTTGGATCCTGTTTACCACAAAATTAAAGGCGTTCCCCACTCTTCCTTGGTTAATAATGGGAAAACCAAGGTATTTACCTAAGTTGGTGGTTGCGGCAATACCCAATCTCCTACAAATGCCTCTCACCCTTCCTCTAGTCACATTAGGAGAAAAAAGAACCTTAGATTTGGTATAGTTAACTTTCTGTCCagccaaattgcagaaattgtCAAGGACTTCAATGATAGCTTCGCAGTTTTTATAGTCTGCTTTGGCAAACAGCAACAAGTCATCAGCGAAGAAAACGTGAGAAAAGCTTGGACCACTTCTAGAAGCCCTTACTTTATCCCACCTTCTATCCTCGCACATACCAGTGATTTGGGCTCCAAGAAACTCCATACACAGCAGAAAAAGATAGGGAGAGATGGGATCTCCCTGTCTTATTCCTCTTGAAGGATGGAAAGACTCAAGTTTGCTACCATTGAACAATAGCGCTGTGGTAGTGGAGGAGACACAACTCAAAATCAGCCTTATCATATTCTCTGGAAAACCAAAATGTTCAAGCACCATTTTAATGAACGACCATTCTAGGCGATCATATGCCTTTTCAAGATCAATCTTCACAACCATGAACCCTGTCCTCCCCTTCCTCTTCCTAAGAGAGTAAATTAATTCTTGGGCAATTATGACGTTATCTGAACCCCTTCTGCCTTCAATAAACGCTGCCTGCATTGGGGAGATCAAGGATGGAAGCAAGTGACGAATCctcaaaacaataatttttgtaataacCTTGTATAGTGTGTTGCACAGGCTTATGGGCCTATATTGATTAACAGTTTCTGGACCAGGTTGTTTAGGAATCAAAACAATTAAGGTTTGGTTAAGATACTCCGGAACTTTTTGCTTCCTAAACACTTCTTTGATTTCCCTTTTAACCGATTCCCCCACTACTAACCAGAACCTCTGGAAAAAACCCGCATGAAGCCCGTCAACACCAGGAGCTTTGTAGGGTTTCATTGTTTTGAGAGCATTCCAAATTTCCCCATCCGAGGGAATGTTCTCCATACTAACAACATCCTCATGGCTGAGCTTGGCACACCAATCCGATCTCCATTGGGAGGCCAAAGGACAAAACACTTGTTCGGATGTATACAACTTCTTAAAACTAGTATTAAAAATTTCCTTCACTTCCTCAATATTGTGACACCATTCACCCTCATTATTCTGTATACTGGTAATTTTATTCTTACTTCTTCTGCGGAGCGTGGAAATATGAAAATACGAAGTATTCCTCTCCCCCAAAATAATCCAATTAGTTCTGGATTTCAAAGCCCACAGCTCCTCTTCTAGCTGGTTGATAGAGTTATATTCTTCAGTCAAACAATCTTGTAAATTAATCAAAAAACCATTTGGACAGGTAGCTAAGGCTTTTTGGGTACCTAATAACCTggccaaaattttcttttttctagcgAAAACATTTCCAAACACTTCTCTGTTCCATCTCTGAGCTTTGGTCGAGAAGCTAGAGATTGCCTCAGCTAAATTCTCTTCCCTACCAGCCCAAGCATCCCTCACAACAGCCGGGAAGTCACTGTGGCTCAGCCAAATTGACTGAAATCTAAAAGGTCTGTTAGCAGTGGACCCTAAAAAAGGattcaaactaagcaaaagaGGACAATGATCTGAATTTATCCTGGCTAAGTGGGTGACGTTAGCTTTCGGATATAATTCCTTCCAACCTAGATTAACCCAACATCTATCAAGTCTACACTGTATCAAATTACCCAATTCCCTCTTATTAGTCCAAGTATATTTTGGGCCTGAAAACCCCAGGTCCATCATCCTACAATCATCCATACATTCCTTAATGGCCCTAACCCTCCTCTGGCAGATTGGATTCCCCCCATATTTCTCATCCTCAGACAAAACTTCATTAAAGTCCCCCATAAGGGCCCAAGGTAAATCATGCATGTTAGCTAACATCCTAAGATTATTCCAAACAATGCATCTTTCTTCAAAACGAGGACTGGCATAAATTGCACTAATTAACCAGCATAGAGTTTGAGACCTTACCCGTATCAAAGCATGGATCTCTTGCTCTGTTGCTGCCAGGACATCCACATTCACCAAGTCTGAGCGCCACAACAACCATATTCCTCCAGCAAATCCAATGGTGTCAGCCACTGCATGACCATCAAAAGGAAGGGATTCAATGATCTCATCTGCTCTAGCACCACTCATCCTGGTTTCAGTGATCACCATAAGGATTGGAGCATGCCATTCCACTAAATCCATGACCGTCTTCCTGAATTGAGGTTTCATAGCACCCCTACAGTTCCAAATCAGAATGTTCATCATTTTGTAATGAGTAGAGACAACATCCTCGTGAGCCAGAGAAGGAGAAACATCAGTGTTTCTCAATCTCCATACCTCCAACATCTCTTTCCTCGACTCCCAAATCCCCTTGATTAGAGTCACTGAGTGCATGATTATTCCCAAGTCCCCTTGTGTTGCCTTGACTACAATCATTCCGCTTAATCTGGGTTCGGCAAACTGGATCATTTTCACCCTGTGAAGGCTGCCCATCAACGAGCATTCTACCGGGAAGTTGGTCAATTTCTTCATTTCTGAAATCACTGTCTCCGTCAACATCGCTTCTGCTTCCGATAGATATTTTTCCGAGTTCTGCATTTCGGATCTTGTTGCTGATGGCCCTGAGTTTGTCATCGGAATGCTTGGTACTAGAGGCCGATCCGTCAAAAACCTCCACCATGGGTTCGGCGTTGTGATCCACGCCTCGTCTTTAAGAGGCAAGTAACCCAGCTGCTTGCTCCTCTCCGTTAGAGGAAAAATGTTCTTCCATGCCACCATCAGCTCTGTTTCGAACCAGCCCCACACCTCTGTTGGGTCTTGCCTTATCCACCGAATGGTTGAGTCGCTCACCGGTATGATCTTTCCTTTGTAGAGAATCCCCCACTTCTCCTTGCCTTCCATCACCTCTGCTGTATTGTTTAGTTGCTGTATTCTCCTTTCCCGTTGGACTGCTATACTCTAAATTGGTTACTTTTGGGTTCAAAGAGCCAGAAAAACAAACCGGGCCTTGCTCTAAATTAGACCCAAACACAAAAAGCCCACTCTTGCTGCTCTGGCCCACTTCTTTTGGTTGTAAACCAACTGATTTCGTTGCCTTCTGGTTAGTCCTGGAACTTATTCCCTTATTCTTTGCTCCCTTACCACTTTTTAGCTGACTATGATTGGACGTAGCCATCTCTCTCTGTGACACGACGGGTTGCGTGTGCAGAGATTTTCTTTTCCCATCTCTTCTACTCATGCTTGCTACGCTAGGCTCGGCAGTGGTGGCTATGGAAGATTGCGTCATCTGCACATCCGCCATATGACTCACCGTCTGAACCCGTTGCACTGGTCTAGCTCTATTATTCCCTTTCCTTCTGTTAACAACCATCCATTCTCCATATTCCTGCTGCacatcttcctttttcttcaacCCTTCTGCTTCTTGAGCACTTTGCATGCCCGCTTGGTCATCCTTTTGCTCCCCTGTTTCTTCACCACTTCTACCCGTATTCTTCTCCTTGGGCTGCTCTCTTATGGTGTACGGACATGATTCAACCTTGTGGCCAATCCTTACACACGAGAAACAGAGGGTGTTAATCCCTTCATAGAGCACACACTGCTCTAGCTTGCCGAGGTAAAGTTTCCTAACCAACGGTTTATCCAAGTTAACTTGGATACACAATCTAGCAAATCTGCCCCTCTCCCCATTAGCAGTATGAGAGTCAATCCTCAGGACCGGTCCAATAGCTTTCCCGATCTTAAGGAGTGCATTAGGCTCATAATACTCAATGGGCAACTCTGGTAGTCTAATCCAAACTGCTACTGAAGAAAGAGTTGCTGTGGAAGCCTTAAACTCCGGTTCCCATTGTCTAATAGCAATAAACTGCTGACCAATGAACCAAGGACCCCCCATGAGGATAGTATCTACATCTTCATCTAACTCGAATTTCACTAGGAAATAATCATACCCCAAGTCTATGCAGTCCATACCTCCACACGGATTCCACatctttctcactctctcaacgAGGAATGAAAACGCCATTCTCCTCCCAAAGGTTTTGATGATGAGAGCTTTTTGCCAAGGTGCTCTCATTTGAACCTTCTCTTCTCTGGAAAATCCAATTCTAAGGCTACCGTCCTGGTCACTTTCCTCTTCAATGTCAGACTCCAAATCCTCTTGCATAGCGCTTTTAAGACCAAACGCTTGTGCAAATGCACCAGGCATTGCACCCACCAGCTTATCCTTGTAACTCCCTATTTTAATCCCCTTTCCTTTCTCATTCGTCTCTTGAAAACTATGGCTTTCCTTGAACTTTTTTGTGCTGCGAGCTaaggcatcttcttcttcttccgaGCGCTTCAGactttctctctccatttttttccAAATGCTTAACAAATCCTTAGATACCACTTACTGAAACAAAAAACAGCAACATAGATGAACTTCTAAGTGGAGCCATTAAAAGTGTGGGAAAGAGACTAGCAGTCTAGCCTCCCATAATTCAACAATGAAcatcttgattttttattgatgTGTTTCTTTTAGTTTCTTGTGACTCCCTTTCTAGTCTTTCCTAGAGTGTCAAGCTGATTTTGGTGTTGTTATGTATGACACTCTTTAAATAAACTATGTATGAATTATCTTAATGTTTTGCTACGTGTATTAGTCTTCCTATTCCTAATTTGTTTTCGTTTGgaatgagtttatttattttgctcaCTATTTTCTCACTCTATTAAAGTAGCCTTTGTAGTTTCATTCAGTTTAGTTACACCAACaatctataaacttatcttCAGAGTTCAGAAATTTTAGTTACATTTTTGACAGTGTTTGATCTGTTTGAGTTCtgtagttttgttttgtatggaAGTGCACGGCGTAATTCTTTCATCTGGTacttttttaatcattttgctATGATTTTTGGTCCCTTATTCAATATGGCATTCCTGGTTGTTTTTAGGTTTGCCTAATTGAATACTTCAATCTTTCGTTTTTTCAGATCCTTTTTGGGTTCTTGAAAGACTTGTCTAGTAATTTAGCTAGGTTCTGAAATACCTCATGGGGTAGGTGCATATTCGTGGGTAGGGAGAGAGACATGATATTTGTTGTCCATAGGCTTTTTTCTTCTCTGGCTGTGCATAAGTGCATTGACGATCCATACATGTGGCGTGGTTCTTGGCTTATGCAGTTTTGAACTTAGAGAGTCTTACAGACAGTgagatttgaaaagaaaatagaccAATGGAGGAATCTTATTAATGTTTGTGAAAGCTGGAAGTTGAAAAAAGAGTGTTTGTGTGTATTGCATATGACCTGTTGGTATATGAAATAATTAGATCTTTTACTTCATAATtactcttttccttcttttctaaaattagaatgtaagagaaaaagaaatgattaCTGGTACAATAGGTGTCCTTAATTACTAAAtagttcttctcaaaaataaaaaaataaaaaataaaaaataataataattaaatagttaaaGAATACATGTATGAATATTTACAACTTATTCAGAAGGACTGTATTATTGCATCCATGTATCAACTGTCTATCCACTTGTGTTGCTATAATTCAGTAATAAACGAAAATACTTTCATTGATGTGTATAAATTCAGCTTTAGCTTGTTTAGGCAAAGCGAAAATGACTTCATCTGTCCTCCATATCCATAtgtttagaaaatataaatgaaacCCTCCATTCGATTATTATTTTTCTGgactttctttattattttgaaatgcTGAGGTGCCATGAGCATCTtcttctcccccccccccccccccccccccccccctctctccccccccttttttttttttaatagcaaaaACAAGAATGGCCATATTTGTATTCAATTAAGTAGTCCAGCTGTGATGGTGTTATCTAGCTTTAATGTAAGATATATCCATTTTCAAGCAGTTGGTTGATGTGCAAACTGACTAGTAGTGATTGGCTTCTTTGAAATGTGTATTAATAAAGGAAAgtaaaaactaataatatatatgtgtacGCCATTTTGCACTAAAAAAATCTGCTGGTTGTGCTGGTATGGAAAATTTTGCTTAATATCTGATTTGGCGGTGATTATGAGCTGTTGTTCACTTATTTTTTTGCCGGGATTGAATTATTCACTTGTATGTTATTTATTTCCTAATTGGAGAGAAATTTATAGTCTAATCAATCGTTTAATTATTGACAGGATGAGTAACTTCGTAAACATCGATCTTTAATTCAAATCGTATGCTAAAAGGCACTCGAAGATTTTTATAACAAAcgaacttttaaatttttaatcctAGAGTTTTGTATCTACTTGAATCTCAAATCATATCAGACTATAATTACAACATTAGAGATTGTAGTCCCACGTGACATTAAAAGAAGAATGCATGCACTTCACACTCAAGTATGGGATTGCATCTCAATCACTATACACTTTCAACAATTATAACAATGTCAATGGACGCCATCCAGTACTATGATCTTTAACATTTTTAACATTAAACTGTCTAGCTAGAAATGCACTCCTTCCCTATTGTGATCAAACAATAAACGGGCTTTGGAGGCCTAAAAGCTTTACCTAATAATTCTGTATATAAATCAACCATTGTTGCACTGATGAAGTATTTCCCAAACATTactggttttgggttttgaatgGAATGAGGTGAAGTGTATGAATTGGCTCATTGTGCTGGTTTTGGGTTTTATCAAATAATGGAATGAAGTGAGGTGTAAAATATTTGGTATAACcaataaattaataaactaatgaaataagaaacccaaataaaaatatttggtaTAACAAAAACATTACAAGTTTAAATGGTACCcgatataatttatatttggtCCTACCCAAATTAAATCGCATGTACCTATAGAAAACTTCGAAAAGAGAAGCCCTAGAGATTGCAGTTCCTTCCTATATTTGGTTTGGGTGAGGGCACACAGAGATCCTGAGAAATCGAATATAGCTTATCttattcaccaaaaaaagaagaaagaatagcTTATCTTTTTTTCAACATGGTCATTTCAATAGGTTAACTTTTCTCTACAGTACAGAACCGTTTCAATGGGTCATACTTATATCCATCAATTGGCAGAGGATTTTAGGAAAATAAGTACAA
This genomic stretch from Quercus lobata isolate SW786 chromosome 3, ValleyOak3.0 Primary Assembly, whole genome shotgun sequence harbors:
- the LOC115980552 gene encoding uncharacterized protein LOC115980552 translates to MERESLKRSEEEEDALARSTKKFKESHSFQETNEKGKGIKIGSYKDKLVGAMPGAFAQAFGLKSAMQEDLESDIEEESDQDGSLRIGFSREEKVQMRAPWQKALIIKTFGRRMAFSFLVERVRKMWNPCGGMDCIDLGYDYFLVKFELDEDVDTILMGGPWFIGQQFIAIRQWEPEFKASTATLSSVAVWIRLPELPIEYYEPNALLKIGKAIGPVLRIDSHTANGERGRFARLCIQVNLDKPLVRKLYLGKLEQCVLYEGINTLCFSCVRIGHKVESCPYTIREQPKEKNTGRSGEETGEQKDDQAGMQSAQEAEGLKKKEDVQQEYGEWMVVNRRKGNNRARPVQRVQTVSHMADVQMTQSSIATTAEPSVASMSRRDGKRKSLHTQPVVSQREMATSNHSQLKSGKGAKNKGISSRTNQKATKSVGLQPKEVGQSSKSGLFVFGSNLEQGPVCFSGSLNPKVTNLEYSSPTGKENTATKQYSRGDGRQGEVGDSLQRKDHTGERLNHSVDKARPNRGVGLVRNRADGGMEEHFSSNGEEQAAGLLAS